The Lathyrus oleraceus cultivar Zhongwan6 chromosome 5, CAAS_Psat_ZW6_1.0, whole genome shotgun sequence genome includes the window gaatatgaatgaatgcaagCACATCTTAGACCAATCGTATGATAATCCATGAACCACGTTTCCAACTAGGTCAAAATTCAAAGCCAAGTAACAACCAAAGGCCTCAAACCAAGAAGTAATCAACATAAGCAATGCACCAATGCTCTGAGCTACGTTGGGTTTTCCAACCCCTCAAAGCAAGCCACTAGAACCACAAAACTCAAGATCAAGAACTAGGCTTTGGTGTGAAATGGACACCAAGGTGAAACCTTAAAGGCCCTGAGCACCTATCAATTAAGGTTTTGATGAACCTCAAATCCAAAACTCAACCCAATAAGGCACTCAAGCACTAACTACCCCTGATAAGGGTTTAAAACCAAGCACAAATCTCCTCAAATATATCTCAAGCCATGGATCCACCATTAGGGTTTAGAAGTCAAGTCAGATACACAAAAGGTCAGACACAAGCTCCCATAAGAGCAAAAATCAAGAATTAGGGATGTGATGCCCTTATGAACACCATGGTGTAGACCTCAAGAGTCCAAGTCCCTAAGAATccagaaattagggtttcactcCACATGATGAGCAATACCACAACCTTCAAGCAAAAACCCATATCAAGCATAAACTtgaatctatgatgtttgttAGCAAGTGTTGATCATaaatgaatgatgcacatgaatgagtCTCAAGTCGTAGGTTAGATGAAAAGTGAAAAGGGGAGGGCAAATGTTGGGGTATGACACCTACTATActaaacaataataaaaaaactaaaaatataaattcataaaacaaaatttataatataattaattaaattaaaaaaatatatatagtAAAATTTGCTTATGGTAGAAAAATAGTTATatgtttgattttgaaaaattaactattatatttattataattGGTGCCATGTCACTTAACATAGACCTCAACTTACGATACCCCAAATTTGAATCGATTTctattttatagatttttaaagCATTTCAATTCAAATTAGTAAGTTAGTTTACTTGATAGTATAATAACGAGGTCAAACATAAAGTCCTAGGTTAcaattatttttttattttgtattAGAAAAACATCCaaagtttttattttaattattagGGTTTTTATTCAAAAAGTGATAAAATTGAAATCTTTCCATTAAAATTCTAATAAACCAAAAAACCAAAATAaatatttctttttattttaCAAATCAATCATTTAACTTTATCattatttcttgattttgtcatttACTTTCTAATTAAATATAAATCTCATTTTTTAGTACATATAAGTGACACAGAAATAGACCAAACAATACTCTCTCTCATTCACATAACAATCCAACCCAACACACCTCACACATCCCTATTTTTCTAGCATAGCCCAAGATACACCCTCTTGTTTATTTTAAgtttcttttttttattattagtttttatttatttaatttaatctTATTTTTAATCAagtcattttaatttttaattctTGAATTTGTCTTTTAGTTGTTTTTGGTCAATGCATTTAAATCTTTAGTTTAACTTGTATTTATTTAgaatttaatttatttaaattataaaCAATAATAAAATACATTAAATATTTCTTTACTTCTTTTAGGAATCCAAaaacacttttttttttctttcaaataCAAATTCCATTCAattcaaaaatagaaaaatatattttattaaaattctaaaatataaaagaataaaaataaagCATGTCATTTGTAAATAACTGTATAACTCGTACataaattgattttttttataattcaaattaattaaatattttgtaaataaaatagTTGAGGGATGCACATCCATTTTATCTCTGATCAATTTATTGGGCTGACGCTCGTCATATCGATTATTTAAAATTCAAAACCTCtaaaatcaacacaacccatcaaaATGTCTTTCGTGTCCTTGTGCattaattcaaaatattttcataaaaaGAATAGGTTAGGTCATTTCGCGTCGATAAGAATTGTGAATTTCTTTACAGATTCATTTATTTCAATTTATAAGAATTTTGAATTTGTATTATTTGATATATTCTATTCATTTGAATTTGTATTATTTCAGTTATATGTTACCATAGAAACTGATGAAATCATTTCATTATTGTTGGAAACCCtacatataaaaaaaattgacATGAAAATTGAGTGCATAAAATCTTAAAATCTTCAACTCTAATTTAATTGGTAGGAGGACATTGGAGGAACCGTGAATCCTGCAAACATTAACAAACTCAATAAATTCATAATCAATAATAATTAATGATTATTGACATAAATGAATAAACGACTATAAGCCAAATATtcatttaataaaaaaataataaaaaataaataaattgagAGTTTCTTACTATCACAATGAAAGCCATGAGGAAGAGGACTGCCACATTTGTCGAAACAGTACATCACTTTTTTCCAGCTAATTGCATCGGCATATGTCTTATTAGGATAAAAAGCTGtttttatgaagaaaaaaattatcaaaaattaaaatataaatagTTTAATTATTAATATAACTATCAATAAGAGATTAATAAAAAAAGTGTTGAAGAAGTACAAACTTACGCAATTTTCGACTGAGACCATTATTGCAAACACATGGTACATTAGCAGTTTTAAGGACATTGCAACATCGATCATTAGGAGGTATTGGTTCTTCTGGCAAACCTATGTTCATGTAATACATGCACTCAATATTCATGCCAAGAATATCTCTTTCACAATCTTCTCCTTTCACATTCTTGTAATGGCATAGAGATGTTATTACAACGA containing:
- the LOC127082874 gene encoding uncharacterized protein LOC127082874 — encoded protein: MLGSNMKPIWLLVIVVITSLCHYKNVKGEDCERDILGMNIECMYYMNIGLPEEPIPPNDRCCNVLKTANVPCVCNNGLSRKLPFYPNKTYADAISWKKVMYCFDKCGSPLPHGFHCDRFTVPPMSSYQLN